TCCTCGGTTCGAATGGATGCCGCCCATTTATTATCCAGAAAATTGCCAGAGGAAACTATgcaaccacacacacaaacacacatgcacacggcCCAAGAAccgaaaagtttttcatttcaaaaatgccGGAGAGGTGCGTACGGCCCGAAATCAGGGCTACGAATAGACTCTATTCATCCGTAGGAGCTTATACTTTGTATATTTCCCAACATATTCATGTAATCTCTGGCACTCCGAATTTTCGAAGCATCCAAGACGTATCGGTCAAGGAGGGGAACTTCTTACTGCATCGCAAGTGATAGGTCTTGAATTGTGTTAGCAATGCAGATAACTTTCCCCATGCTGCTCATGACTTATATCCCACCAGATTGAAAGAAGGTCTAGTCTAATGTATGTTCTGGCTGTCGGAATGCTCAAGTAGCTAAAACCTCGAACCATTGTGGGCAATGGTATCCCTGGTCTGGTATCTGAATCTTTGAaaaacggcaacaacagcaacatgacCCCGTCAGAATATCGACGAAAGAGCGAAAGAGTCGAGTGGATTGGGGCGGAATGGGGCGGGAAGGGCGGTTAAGAAACAACACCGAATAGGAACAATGTAAACAAAGCGCCCATTCCACAGGCAAATTACCAAATTACCCGATGATGAAGTCAATTGTTGtatacaataaaaatgtgtgttgttgctgctgttgctgctccgagattcttttgttttcctttttgaaagtttttctAGTTCgcctgctgttttttttttctcaatatTTTGTACGCTTGGCTGGCGGCGACTGCCTTCGGGCCCACTTTTTGGGTGGGAACCATGTCGGTGTATGGATGCGGAGAATTCAGTTTTAGTACAAATTCGGCGCAGGAACGAGCAACGCGTCTCTTGCCGACCACAAAGTGCCGCGCGATGTTCCCACCAAAATCCGGACCAACTCCGCATCCGATCTCGATGGCGCTGCCTCTTTCGGATCCCTATGCTACTGATCGCATGGCGGAACAGGACGCGATGTTGCCGGTACCCCTAGCCGACAGCCTGGACCTGGACGTAGACGTGGACCTCAATCTAAACCTGAATCTTAATCTGAATGTCGACGGAAGGCGCCAGGTGCTCTTCGAGGGCTATTCGGACGAACTGCTGACCATCGCCTGGGTGGCTTGCATAGTGTTCATCATCGTGGGCGTTCCCGGAAATTTACTGACCATTGTGGCCTTGTCGCGAGGTCGTCAGACCCGCAACTCCACGGCCATATTCATCATCAATTTGTCCTGCTCGGATTTGCTCTTCGGCTGCTTTAATCTTCCATTGGCCGCCTCCACATTCAAGGAGCGGGCGTGGACCCACAGTGATCTGCTGTGCAGGTTGTTTCCGATGCTGCGCTACGGCTTGCTGGCGGTGTCCCTGCTCTCCGTGTCGCTGATCACCATCAACCGGTACATCATTATCGCCCATCCCAGGCAGTATCCAAGGTGAGAATGGGCCTGCCCATGTCGACAGTTTGCAATACTCCTGCTCGAATCTTGAAGGGTATTCAGAGTGCCTAAGTCTTCCTCTGGGCGCTCATCTGTTCCTCATGATACGCATGGTGGTAACCTATCACTTAATCCGAAAAAAACCCACACATATGTTATTGTGTTTCTGAACTTATAAACTTGTGAACTTGTttataaaaaggaaaatgtatgGCTTCTCGTagatgttttttaattaactaaataaGAGAACATTACTTGCTAGAGGCAAATGCTATAGAAAAGATCGGTTTAGTGGTCTGAAAATATTCGTAATAAACCATTAAACTGAACGGATGTTAATATCCTATAAAATATGAACTAACTAATACTAACTATGAAGTAACTAgctagtttttatttttgtgaacTACGGATATATTTGAATACAATCAGcatatattattaatagaTTAGACATGGTACAAAATACAATTCCCACTGGCTTGAATCCGTTCTTCCAGAATTTACCAGCGACGATATTTGGCTTTGATGGTAGCCGGCACATGGATCACCACGTTTTCCATAATGATACCCACCTGGCGGGGCGTGTGGGGTATCTTTGGCTTAGACGTCAGCATCGGCTCGTGTTCCATCATGCATGATCGGTATGGTAGATCCCCCAAGGAGTTCCTCTTCATCGCCGCCTTCATGGTGCCGTGCATCTGCATCGTGATCTGTTATGCCCGAATCTTCCTGCTGGTGCGAAAGGCGGCCATTCGGGCGGGAACCGCAGGCAAGACCAATGTCAGCGATGCGACCCCCAGCCCCGCGCCGCAGCATCAGACTCAAGCCATGGCCACACCAAAGAAGCCGGAGAAGGTGAGCACGTCCAGTGGCGAGGCGAACGAACCAATCGCAGGACGACCCTTTGTGGTGGAGGAGCACCTAGCGTATATCGATGACAATGCTTCGACGGACAGTCTGCCGATCTCGTACAGCATACGGAAGAGCGATCAGGACCAGCAGCCACCGCCTGTTGATGTCAATGTGGTGCTCAAGGAGCGGGAGAAGGAAAGGGATCGGGATCAGGAAAAGGTCAGCCTGGGACGCAGTCAAACGCAACTAGAGATGGGCAAAACCCATGGGTGAGTGGCTGTTGGAGGCTTCGTTGGCATTTCTCTCAACCTTAATGCGTAAATCCATTCCAGAAAGAACCCTATCACCACCTCCCTGCGCACCACCTCCTTCACACGGTTTAGTCCGCGGAAATCCCATTACGCCTCCATGGGCAATACCTCGAATGCTTCCTCTATTTACCCGGGAAGGATGAGTGCCAAGGACCGGAGATTGCTCAAGATGATCCTGGTAATCTTCGTGTGGTTTGTAATCTGTTATTTGCCCATTACGGTGGCCAAAATATGGAAAAGCGCCACCGAGGTGCACTGGTTCAATATTGCTGGCTATCTACTCATCTACTTGACCACCTGCATCAACCCGCTGATCTACGTATTGATGAGCTCCGAATACCGAAGAGCCTACTGGAACCTGCTGCGCTGCCATGGCTCTCCAGATACCCAGAAGCAGCGGAATCAGGCCAATGCCAAGCGAAAGCATCTGGAGTCCAATCGGCAGGTGAAGACCACGACGTGACTCCGAGAGATGCCTCAACACCTTCATCGTCCTCCGTCCTAGCGGGATATGATATATGTGTGCCATATGGTAATACGATAGGGGGAGTACCCAAATGTCATGTTGAATGATCTGCGGTAAGAAACAATCCCTTGATCCCCTGGTGATTATCGTTCCTCCAAAAAAGATTTCTAGTCACACGATCCGGCCGGTCGTCCCTTCCACGCACACACGAAAACACAGATCAcccatatatatctatatctatatctatataatgTAGGAACTCCAGAAGTGTATTGCATTTTATACCAAATGACTTTAATATCTGGTTTACATTTGAATTCCATGTTTAAGAACAATCGatgtttgtttaaattttgcttttttttgcttgtCGCTAATTATTGTACCAATACATAATAGATATATCCTTATATGGATACGCCCTTTCTATGCCCCCAATAAATGCTTCGAATAATTGATATATGTAGTTACGTTGTTCTTGTCCACTGTCGTGGGGGCAATACAATAGTGTATAGTGTAATCATAAGTAGAGCTATAGCTTAACGCTATTATTATCAATATACATATTGTATATGTCTGCGTATATGCGTACGAAACTTGGACTACTTAAGACTAGTAACACAACTAAATCATTCAATATTACTGCTTCGCCCAGTTCGGCAATGATTCTATCGGCTCCAATAAACGTGGATCGATGTaactccgattccgattccgaccCGCATCCATATCTATATAGgctatttatatgtatgtatgggtGTATATCGTATATGGATCAAATAATTCATAATTGCGATTGCGAGCTTAATAAAAAGGTGGCACCGGTCCGGCCCCCATTATAGTTCGATGCCCAGTCCAACCCCTTTCCCTTTCCCACTGACTTCCACTTACAAATCTACACCCATTCCGATTGCCCCAACCCCTCCACCGAATAACATCACCTACGGCCTCAGACTGACTCAAGGTGCTCCGATATCTCCAGGATGGGGCTCTCGCTGAGCGGCTTCACCAGCGACTGCCAATTGGGCGTGAAAAGGCTGAGAACCGGCGTCGATGTCTGCGGAAGACAGAAGGAGAAAACGGATAAGGTTTATATACGAACTTGGGATGCCTGATAAATCATAGAGCTCATAATATGCGTTATCTAGGTTGCTTACATGATAGTCGGAGTCCAGGCTGTGGCCGTGGGGCGTGGTAGGCTTGCACTTGACCGTGGGCGTACCCGGCGCCGTGGATGGTGGAGCTGAGCATGATACCCCAGCAGCCGATCCTCCGGAACCAGCTCCATTAGGCGCCGTACCAGGCACCTGGTCCGATTGGCTGATGTAGGAAGTCTTGAGGTTCATCTGGCTGAAGGCATGAGCTCCGGGCATGGTCATGGAGTGCTGAAGCCTAGGAGTTCCGCTTCTGGGCCGATCGAGCAGGGCCAACTCGTACAGCTCGTCGGCCAGGTGATGTTCCGGAGCCGGagccggcggcggtggtggacCCAGGCTGTGGCCAAAGTGGTGATGGTGtgcctgctgctggtgatggctgtgctgctgatggtggtgatgTCGACCGGCTAACTGCGCCTCAAGGGCGTACTGCTTCTGGAACAACTGACGCTTCTGCTGCAGCAGGCGGTGCTGcagtagctgctgctgcagcggtgGCTTTTGCATCGGGGACATGGGCACTGCCATGCCCACGCCCAACTGATGGTGCGCGTATAGCcctggtggcggcggtggcggagcATAGCATCCATGGCCATACATATCCCCACCAGCAGGTGCTTCCAGGAGCAGAGGTGTGGCTTGGTGGCCTGGATGGAACAGCGAATGATGGCCATGGTGATGCTGCGCAGGATGCGCATGATGATGGGGCAAAGTCAGCAGCGGATGATGCTTGCCCGGCAGAGCGTAGAATTGACCATTTGGAAATTGACAGAGTTCTTCCAAGCCGTACGCTTGGggatgaggatgcggatgcggatgctgatGCGGATGTTGATGGGCATGTGGGTGTGAATGCCCCACAGCCgcctcctgctgcagctgctgcagctgctggatCTCCAGCCAACCGTGACGCTTGGCCTGCTCGTATCGATAACTTCCGTACACACGACTGGTGCCCAGCAACGAACCAGAGCTAAGCAGGCCCTGGGCCACCAGGCCATCACTTGCCCGTCTTCCTTCGCGAAAGTGTATGGGTGATCGCTTGTCCAGGAACGTGACACCACCGCCATTCGGCGGAGGAGTAGGATTCGGCGTGGGCGTGGAGGCTGAACTTTGGGGAAGGCCCAAGCCTAACGGCAGAGCTCCTGGCATATGGATGCAGGAGTTGTGGCTCCCGTACAGTGATCTTTCCGATGAATGCTCCGATGAGATGCCCGCTGGCGATGCCGAGgccggagtgggcgtggccagcatCGAACTTGAGCCCATGCACGAGGGTAGACTGCCCTTGCCCGAAGGCAGGGCGAAGTCCAAGCTGTCGTAGGGACCGCTGCAATTGCTCTTGGACGAACCGCGACTCAGGTTCTGGCTCAGACTTTTAGAGTAGCTACCAGCGCTCCCGGCGAGAACGCCACTGGACGAGCTACTACTGGCATACGAACGCATCTTGTGACTCTGTCCAGAGGCAGTGGTTCCAACGAGGCGCGTTAGATCGCTGCTGGAGTGCGAGGTGGGTCCGCCGTTGGCGTTACCGCTACCGCCGCCATTGCTGCCCTTCGACTCCTGGGAAGCAGAGCCCGGATCGTTTCCCTGATCTGTCTCGCAGCCTTCATCTGTGCTGGAGCTGCCTTGGGCCAGAACTTTCTTCTCGGAGCGGCTGCGGAAACAAGGAACGAACCTAGTCAAGAAACTATCGCTGTGACTAGGAAGACTCACCTGTCGCCATTCGATTTCGCATCATTCGTTTCCTGGCCGGAGTCACCGCCGCTGCCATTGGTGCTCCCCACGTGCACACGACGCttattcctttgctggagAGGAAATGGAACTTGTCAGCTGGAAGCGATCATTAACTCACAGGTATCACTCACCTCCACGGGCAGTGGGCTTTCCTGGAGGGTCTGGAAAAGCTTGCTGGCCTCGGCGGACATCTTGTAGCGAAAGCTTTGGCCCAAATTGGCCTTGGAGTCGAAGCTGCTCGAGCTAGACATAGTCTTTATTGTCTTGCCGTTGATCTCACCAGGACAGGGGGTCGATCCCGGTTCCGGTCCCGCTGCACTGGATGTGGGTGTAGTAGAGGCGGGCGGAGGAATGGCTCCTGCGCCGGATTCCGCCTTTGGCGGATCATCTTTACCCTCAGCCACTGCTGTGGACTGCCGTAAGGATAAGGATAGAAATAAGTTGGGATAGAATCAGTCGAAAACTcacctgctgcagcagcgccCGACAGTCTTCGGTGCTCTGTTTGATGATGAACTCGCTGATGGTCTGATGAAGCTGCTTGGACACTAGAGGCACACCCACTGCTCCAACGGGTCCGCCTCCAGCCTCCATCATCTCCCTGCACCGCAGGTTGGCCAGCGAGGGGTTGTTGTCGATGCTGAGCGAAATGGCCACCGGTCGATGGTTTCGCGGCGAGCTGGAGCTTAGGCTGTGTCGTCCTACCCTCGAGGATGTGGATGAGCAGTTAGAGGGAGCGGGCGACGCGGCTGTCGGCAGCGGGGTGTACCGCATGGGCAGCGGAATGCCGCCGGCATCCACCTCGGCGCCTCCTCCGTTCAGATACCCAGTCAGGTGGGCGTGCCCGGTCAGAGgcagtggcagttgcagtGGGCCATACTTGGCGTAGTATCCGGGACCGGGATCTGGAACTGTGGGTGTCGCGCCGGCATGGGCGTTACGTTCACTCATGAGTACCGTCTGATGACGGCTAAGTCTTTTGTGGCACTGATCCTTGGCCAGGATCGAGCTGGTGGATATTGTcttgggctgctgctgcggttgttgCTGCGTCGGCTGGTGGTCGTTTCTGGAGCTGTAGAGCATCCGACTGGCGGAGGTCGACGAGGCAAGGGCGCTGGCGCCTGAGCCGTTGCTCTGCTCCTTCTTGTGGCTAACTCGATCCTGCAGTAGCAGATATATGGCCGCCACATGGTCGTAAGTATTCTTCTTAAGACTGGCTCGGGTCTTGTCCGACCCGATGCCCACATACTCGGCCATGATGCGTAGAATGTCCTCGCTGGGTTCCACGGACGTCTGCCGCTCGGCGCCCAGATTGTACTTGGCTATCAGGACGTGCTCCAGCAGCTCGGGGCACATCCACCGATGGCGTTTGATTTGGTCGATGGTGTAGCGCCTTGTGGGCTCCAGTACCAGCATGCGGCGGATGAGGTGCTCGCACTCGGAGCTCATAAAAAACGGAATGCGAAAGCGGCCGGAAAGCACCCGATCCCGGAGGCTCTGCAGCGTGGATCCGTCGAAGGGCAGAGCCCCACATACCAGCACATAAAGCACGACGCCAAGTGACTGCAAAAAAGGATAAATTTTTGGATAAATTGACATGTATACTTCGCACCACTTACCCAAATATCAATCTCTGGACCCGTATACTGCTTTCCCTCGAAAACCTCGGGAGCTGCGTACGGCGGTGATCCGCACCAAGTGGCCAGTAATTCTCCTGGCTTGAAGTGATTGGAGAACCCGAAATCTGCTATCTTGATATTCATGTTCAAATCCAGGAGCAGGTTCTCCGCCTTGAGATCCCGATGCACTATGCCCTTCTTGTGACAGTACTCCACCGCCGATATGATCTGCCAAAACTTAAAGCGCGCCGCCGACTCGGACATCCGCCCGTACTTGGCAATGTAATCtggataaaaataaaaggtaaGTCCATCTCATTAAAACCCATATCAACTTAAGCGAATGCGAGAGTTTTAAAGCTAGTGTTCGTCCAAAGGTCAAGAAGTCTGTGTGCAATGTGGGTTCAAAAGTCTGCTAACTAAATCGAGTCATGTACTCAGCAGTCCgagtttttaaaagtttttcaaactGAAGCCTCAACCCACCGAAGATCTCTCCTTGGCTGGCATATTCCGACACTATGTAGATCATATTCTTGGTCTCCATAACCTGTGGGATTGGTAAAAAGGGATTATGATTACGATTCTTGGTAGGATCTGCCACAGCAAATTCCGCTGACCTGGTAGAGCTTAATGATGTGAGGGTGCTTCAGACGCTTCATGATCTCCACTTCGCGGTAGACCTTCTGTAGGTTTGTCTGGTCCAGCTGCGACTTGTCAATGATCTTGATAGCCACCTCGTTCTTGGTGATTCGATGCCGGGCCAGCTTGACCACTGCAAAGTTTCCCTTGCCAATGGTGCGTTCGATATCGTAGAAGCCCACGCGCATGGGCTCCTTGAGTTTAAGCAAGTCCTTGCCACTGATCCCGCCCGCGCCCACCGCAGAGGATGTGGGACTGGGACCGGGCGTTGAGCCTCCCCCGCTGGCAAAGAGCTTCTGGGCGAGCAGCGCATCCTTGCAAGCCACTAGCGCGTCTATCGAGGGCGCAGCAGCACCGGCATCCAGGAGCACTGAGCTCCGGAGGGCATCCAGTGGGGGGTGTGGACAcgctccttctgctccttttgCTTCGGCTTTTCCGTTTTGGGGCAACTTCTCCGGCGGCTTATCCAGCTGCTTCTCGTTCCTCtcctgctgcggctgctgctgcttcttcttctgatCCTCCGGCGGCTGGCTCTCCTCGGACTTGGCCTGGCTCCCATTCTCGCCAGCGTCCGCCGCCTCGCACGTGCTCATTTTCCAACTGCGCCACCCTGGGCGGGAAATCTCACACGGAGAGCGCGGGGCGAAGGGAGTGGGAGATCGTGATCGACAGCGAGATGGTGATGCACATGCTCACACACACCTCCTGTCCCATGGCAGCGCTTCTGCGGaaatagaaaaagaagagTGGTAGATTGTGGGTAAAATTGCAATAATGAACTGAAACTTCTTCAATGGATGCGCGACTAATGTTGTGTGTTCcccatgtacatatatgtacatacaaatatgtatgtgtacatatgtaagtgCAATAAAGAACGGGGTGGCTCCGGAGAAGGGGGTGGGCAGTCGTCGCTTGATAAGAGATTAGCTCGGCTTTccgagtgtgtatgtgtatggcTTTCGGACGCGGACGCCACAAGCCACCAAAGCCGcactctccctctctttctcagGCAGTGTTGCCACAGTTAAATTGCAATGGTAAACTGGATTCACGTTTTAGTTTAATCTATCACAATAATAATAGTGTTATTTCACTCGCATATCGCATATGTGCACCAGAtattgacaaatatttaaaaagccaTTATCTGAGCTCCTCAAAGACATGCAGATTCATTTGTTAGTGCACACCAAACGGATGACATTCAACGAAAATGGCTGACGCTGCACTTCCGCTTTCAAAATGGCTATTTTCCAGCCACAAAATGGCCGAGGTGTCAACACTGACTGTGTGTGCGAATGGAAGTGTGTGGGTGCCagcgtgcgagtgtgtgtgtgggtgagcgttggtgaaaaatcaataagcaGAGCAAACGCATCGCATCGTGGAAATGGTTCGCGGTGCCAGTGGCCACTGTTGTTCCCTTCAGGATGCAGTGCAACCGATTCAAAACCACTTCCAGGAGATTTCCACTTAAAGCCGCTCTCCCCAAATACCGTTATTGGTGAAAGCGTTGAAAACACAATCCTCGCCGGTTGACAAAGAAGTTTCGAGCAGGAGCGGTGGCGAAGACGGAGAACAGCCTACAAGC
This Drosophila simulans strain w501 chromosome X, Prin_Dsim_3.1, whole genome shotgun sequence DNA region includes the following protein-coding sequences:
- the LOC6724910 gene encoding G-protein coupled receptor 84 isoform X1; protein product: MSVYGCGEFSFSTNSAQERATRLLPTTKCRAMFPPKSGPTPHPISMALPLSDPYATDRMAEQDAMLPVPLADSLDLDVDVDLNLNLNLNLNVDGRRQVLFEGYSDELLTIAWVACIVFIIVGVPGNLLTIVALSRGRQTRNSTAIFIINLSCSDLLFGCFNLPLAASTFKERAWTHSDLLCRLFPMLRYGLLAVSLLSVSLITINRYIIIAHPRQYPRIYQRRYLALMVAGTWITTFSIMIPTWRGVWGIFGLDVSIGSCSIMHDRYGRSPKEFLFIAAFMVPCICIVICYARIFLLVRKAAIRAGTAGKTNVSDATPSPAPQHQTQAMATPKKPEKVSTSSGEANEPIAGRPFVVEEHLAYIDDNASTDSLPISYSIRKSDQDQQPPPVDVNVVLKEREKERDRDQEKVSLGRSQTQLEMGKTHGKNPITTSLRTTSFTRFSPRKSHYASMGNTSNASSIYPGRMSAKDRRLLKMILVIFVWFVICYLPITVAKIWKSATEVHWFNIAGYLLIYLTTCINPLIYVLMSSEYRRAYWNLLRCHGSPDTQKQRNQANAKRKHLESNRQVKTTT
- the LOC6724910 gene encoding alpha-2B adrenergic receptor isoform X2, whose product is MVAGTWITTFSIMIPTWRGVWGIFGLDVSIGSCSIMHDRYGRSPKEFLFIAAFMVPCICIVICYARIFLLVRKAAIRAGTAGKTNVSDATPSPAPQHQTQAMATPKKPEKVSTSSGEANEPIAGRPFVVEEHLAYIDDNASTDSLPISYSIRKSDQDQQPPPVDVNVVLKEREKERDRDQEKVSLGRSQTQLEMGKTHGKNPITTSLRTTSFTRFSPRKSHYASMGNTSNASSIYPGRMSAKDRRLLKMILVIFVWFVICYLPITVAKIWKSATEVHWFNIAGYLLIYLTTCINPLIYVLMSSEYRRAYWNLLRCHGSPDTQKQRNQANAKRKHLESNRQVKTTT
- the LOC6739944 gene encoding serine/threonine-protein kinase par-1, which codes for MSTCEAADAGENGSQAKSEESQPPEDQKKKQQQPQQERNEKQLDKPPEKLPQNGKAEAKGAEGACPHPPLDALRSSVLLDAGAAAPSIDALVACKDALLAQKLFASGGGSTPGPSPTSSAVGAGGISGKDLLKLKEPMRVGFYDIERTIGKGNFAVVKLARHRITKNEVAIKIIDKSQLDQTNLQKVYREVEIMKRLKHPHIIKLYQVMETKNMIYIVSEYASQGEIFDYIAKYGRMSESAARFKFWQIISAVEYCHKKGIVHRDLKAENLLLDLNMNIKIADFGFSNHFKPGELLATWCGSPPYAAPEVFEGKQYTGPEIDIWSLGVVLYVLVCGALPFDGSTLQSLRDRVLSGRFRIPFFMSSECEHLIRRMLVLEPTRRYTIDQIKRHRWMCPELLEHVLIAKYNLGAERQTSVEPSEDILRIMAEYVGIGSDKTRASLKKNTYDHVAAIYLLLQDRVSHKKEQSNGSGASALASSTSASRMLYSSRNDHQPTQQQPQQQPKTISTSSILAKDQCHKRLSRHQTVLMSERNAHAGATPTVPDPGPGYYAKYGPLQLPLPLTGHAHLTGYLNGGGAEVDAGGIPLPMRYTPLPTAASPAPSNCSSTSSRVGRHSLSSSSPRNHRPVAISLSIDNNPSLANLRCREMMEAGGGPVGAVGVPLVSKQLHQTISEFIIKQSTEDCRALLQQSTAVAEGKDDPPKAESGAGAIPPPASTTPTSSAAGPEPGSTPCPGEINGKTIKTMSSSSSFDSKANLGQSFRYKMSAEASKLFQTLQESPLPVEQRNKRRVHVGSTNGSGGDSGQETNDAKSNGDSRSEKKVLAQGSSSTDEGCETDQGNDPGSASQESKGSNGGGSGNANGGPTSHSSSDLTRLVGTTASGQSHKMRSYASSSSSSGVLAGSAGSYSKSLSQNLSRGSSKSNCSGPYDSLDFALPSGKGSLPSCMGSSSMLATPTPASASPAGISSEHSSERSLYGSHNSCIHMPGALPLGLGLPQSSASTPTPNPTPPPNGGGVTFLDKRSPIHFREGRRASDGLVAQGLLSSGSLLGTSRVYGSYRYEQAKRHGWLEIQQLQQLQQEAAVGHSHPHAHQHPHQHPHPHPHPQAYGLEELCQFPNGQFYALPGKHHPLLTLPHHHAHPAQHHHGHHSLFHPGHQATPLLLEAPAGGDMYGHGCYAPPPPPPGLYAHHQLGVGMAVPMSPMQKPPLQQQLLQHRLLQQKRQLFQKQYALEAQLAGRHHHHQQHSHHQQQAHHHHFGHSLGPPPPPAPAPEHHLADELYELALLDRPRSGTPRLQHSMTMPGAHAFSQMNLKTSYISQSDQVPGTAPNGAGSGGSAAGVSCSAPPSTAPGTPTVKCKPTTPHGHSLDSDYHTSTPVLSLFTPNWQSLVKPLSESPILEISEHLESV